The window CGTATGATCTCTTCGTATGTGTACGTAGTCGCCGCATTGATGTCAAGCGGTGCCGCCGGTACCGCCCAACACCACCCAATCCAACCGGCGCCAGGAGGTCAGCCGTCCGGGTCGCGCGAGTGCCGGAGCGTGGCAAGGAACTCCGCCTCATCCGCGCAGCCAAGCGCCGCCGCCAGCAGCGCCTCCTCGGACGTCGCGGCGAGCGCTTCCGCAGCGGCGGAGAACCTCGCCGACACTGCAATTCCGCGTGACCGCAGGATCTGGCGAACCATCCGCGCACGGGTGTCCGCGCGGCCGCGTTCGTACCCCTGGCGCCGCTGCGAACGAAGCAGCGGATCGTCGTCGGGTCCGGTGCCTTCGCGCTCGCCCAGTGCCGCTGCCACCCGTTCCACGGCCGCGCTCGTCTGCGCGGACGGCACCGGCTCGTTCAGCGCCAGGTGAATCTCTTCCGCCCGCCAGCCGGGAAACGCCCGGCTCTCCGCCGCAACTCGGAACCGGCCATGCTCCAGCAGGTAAATAGTCAGCCCCGGGCGGCGCCGGTGCGGCCGGTTCGGCGACGGCGTGTCCGGCACCTCCACCCACACTTCCGGGAAGCCCCACGATTCGTACTGCGCGAGCTTGCCGCGGTGTACGTCGGTGGTGTGGTCCACCTCCAGCACCACGTTGGGATAGTCGTCCTCGCCGACCACCATGGCGGCTCCCGGCAGCTTGGCGTGCGCCGGATGCAGGTACACCGACTCATCGGCCTGCATGATGCGCCGCGGTTCGCCGCCGGGGTCGCGCAGCAGCAGGTCCGTCGAGCCGTACGACTCAATCGGCGAGCCGCGCACTTCGGCGATGCGCTCGGCCAAGCGCGTCAGGAGGCGCGACGGCCGCTCGTGGTAGGAGGTGGCGGGCTCGCAGATCCAGGCGGTCTCGGTGGCCGAATCCCAATACTCGAGCCGCCCCTCGAAGCGGTCGATCTCGGTACGCGGCAGGTGAACCGGCGTGCAGCCCGGGAACGCTGGCGGTTCGACAGGCTGGGCGGGCGGGGGTTGCGCTGCTTGGTAGCGCCCGGTCGGCGGTGCTTTGGTGCTGGCCATGGCGCCAGCGTAGCCCATCTGGCGCGGACATGCAAACCGAACGTTCCAGATTCGCCGGGGCAGGCAAGATTGCAGGTCCCCCGGTGAAGTGCTACCGGGTGACGGTCAACAGCGTGTCGGCCGTCAAGCCGTCCGTAGCGCCCACCACGTCCTCGGCGCCGTCCGGCCAGCGGATGGTGAGCCGCTGCGGGCGCTCGCCGGCGGGGAGGCCGAAGTGGACGCGGGGCGGGTTGCTCGACAGGTAGCCGCTGGTCACGCTGCCGGGTCCGGGCAGAGGAAACGTTGGTCGTCACGAAGTTCCGGTACGCCTCCATGGCCTCGTATCGCTCCAACTCTGCGTCGTAGGTGGCGCCGACCAGGTCGAGGTCGGTGTCGCCATCGAGATCGTCCCACGCCTGCACCGGCTCCACCGAGTGCGGCAGCGGGTGCGCCACGAACGCTCCCGTGCAGTTCGTTCGGTGCTGACCGGGACAACTGCGACGCGGGGAGCCGCGCCGAGCGGGCCGGCGCACAGCAGAGCCGCCAGGCATGCCGTCCCCCTCCAACCTCGATACATCGCCGCACATGAAACCACGCGCGCCGGTGCACCCGCAAGGCTGCACTCCACGGCGCCGACAGCAGCAGGGGGTGCAGCTAGCCCAAGTTTAACGGGCGAAGGGACGAACGAAAACGCGGTTTCGGGGCGCTATGAGGTCAGCCGGCCGGGTGGCGCGAGCGCCGGAGCGCGGCAAGGAACTCCGCCTCATCCGCGTAGCCAAGCGCCGCCGCCAGCAGCGCCTCCTCGGACGCCGCGGCGAGCGCTTCCGCAGCGGCGGAGAACCTCGCCGACACTGCGATGCCCCGTGACCGCAGAATCTGGCGGACCATCCGCAAGCGACCTTCCGCCAGGCCGCGCTCGAACCCCTGGCGCCGTTGCGAGCGCAGCAGCGGGTCGTCGTCCGGGCCGGTGCCTTCGCGCGTGCCCAGTGCCGCTGCCACCCGCTCGACGGCCGCGCTCGTCTGCGCCGACGGCACCGGCTCATTCAGCGCCAGGTGAATCTCCTCGGCCCGCCAGCCGGGAAACGCCCGGCTCTCGGACGCAACCCGGAACCGGCCATGCTCCAGCAGGTGAATGGTCAGTCCCGGGCGGCGCCGGTGCGGGCGGCTCGGCGACGGCGCCTCCGGCTCGGCGCCTACGGCGCGCACGCGGTCGGAAGAAGTGAGGTGCGTCTGCGCCGCCCTGAACGGAACGCCTGTAGTTGACATATTTGTCAACTGTGCGTATTGTTTATGCGGGGCTGGCATGTATGACGCGCCACAGTATGTCGAACTCTTTCACTTGGTGTTTCTGGACTTCCTCGGACGCAAGTTGGACAAGAGATACTGTGTCCTGAAGGGCGGATGCAATCTCAGGTTCTTCATGAAGAGCTTTCGGTATTCGGAAGACATGGATATTGATGTCCGG of the Spirochaetaceae bacterium genome contains:
- a CDS encoding Uma2 family endonuclease, translated to MASTKAPPTGRYQAAQPPPAQPVEPPAFPGCTPVHLPRTEIDRFEGRLEYWDSATETAWICEPATSYHERPSRLLTRLAERIAEVRGSPIESYGSTDLLLRDPGGEPRRIMQADESVYLHPAHAKLPGAAMVVGEDDYPNVVLEVDHTTDVHRGKLAQYESWGFPEVWVEVPDTPSPNRPHRRRPGLTIYLLEHGRFRVAAESRAFPGWRAEEIHLALNEPVPSAQTSAAVERVAAALGEREGTGPDDDPLLRSQRRQGYERGRADTRARMVRQILRSRGIAVSARFSAAAEALAATSEEALLAAALGCADEAEFLATLRHSRDPDG
- a CDS encoding ASPIC/UnbV domain-containing protein — its product is MTSGYLSSNPPRVHFGLPAGERPQRLTIRWPDGAEDVVGATDGLTADTLLTVTR